A window from Fusobacterium sp. encodes these proteins:
- a CDS encoding DUF554 domain-containing protein yields the protein MLGNIVNTATVILGSLLGIWLKKGIPDRIKDIIMTSMGLSILALGIKDGINFNNGMLIILFMVIGGIIGELLRIDERLTLLGIYLEKKFSKNESNDIVKGFVTTSIMFNVGAMAIVGSIKSGLSGNNEILFIKALLDGVASLIFSSKYGIGVLFSAVTVFIYQGSIFLFAFFIKSGLDDAVINQISVVGGLMMIGLGINLLFNKNIKIGNLMPALFIPIIYKVIVSFF from the coding sequence ATGCTGGGAAATATTGTAAATACAGCCACTGTCATCCTTGGAAGCCTACTTGGTATATGGCTGAAAAAAGGTATTCCTGACAGAATAAAAGATATAATAATGACTTCTATGGGGCTTTCTATATTAGCTTTAGGAATTAAGGATGGAATAAACTTCAATAATGGAATGCTTATAATATTATTTATGGTTATTGGAGGAATTATTGGAGAACTTTTAAGAATAGATGAAAGGCTTACTCTCCTCGGAATTTATTTAGAAAAGAAATTTTCTAAAAATGAAAGTAATGATATAGTTAAAGGTTTTGTTACTACAAGTATAATGTTTAATGTAGGAGCAATGGCTATTGTTGGTTCTATAAAAAGTGGTCTTTCTGGAAATAATGAAATTCTGTTTATCAAAGCGCTCTTAGATGGTGTAGCCTCTCTTATTTTTTCATCAAAATATGGAATAGGAGTACTATTTTCAGCAGTTACAGTATTCATTTATCAAGGTTCTATATTTCTCTTTGCTTTTTTTATAAAAAGCGGACTTGATGATGCTGTTATCAATCAAATATCTGTTGTTGGTGGTCTTATGATGATAGGATTAGGAATAAATCTTTTATTTAATAAAAACATAAAAATAGGAAATCTTATGCCTGCATTATTTATTCCTATTATATATAAAGTTATTGTATCATTTTTTTAG
- a CDS encoding ABC transporter substrate-binding protein: MKKIFFIFLVMLGLIGCSDKAEKTAGAEKPKKEQILRVGLNGKPKGVDPHMYSEVIGGIMSQQIFNSLVEIDENGNIVPELAESWEFKDPTTLIFKLQKGVKFHNGDELKSSDVVFSVNRMKNKPASMVMVDPISGVEALDDYTVKITLSKPFSSILYNLAHPRTSILNERSVKKQNDDLSIAGVGTGSFKLIEWGTGEQITLESFKDHFQGAPKFDKLVVKTITENTSRAMALEAKDVDIAYTVAPIDLENLKNNPDLVIISKPVVLTEAITFNFDKEKFHNKALREAIAMAIDKKGIIDAIYNGLAIEANSPVSNVAFGYSDKVTGLPRDMEKAKQIVEENGLTGSKLKIITNDNPSRVQVAQIIQSNLKEIGLELEIEVVAWATYLQDLANANFEMKLGGWSGGTGDSDNILFPLYHSSSAGAAGNHGRYKNPELDKYIEAGRATSDPAERKHNYEIAQQMIQDDIACVPLYYSMDNMVMRKNIKNFKFRSTYFHVIKDIEF, from the coding sequence ATGAAAAAAATATTTTTTATTTTTCTTGTTATGTTAGGACTCATAGGATGTTCTGATAAAGCAGAAAAAACAGCAGGAGCTGAAAAACCGAAGAAGGAACAAATTTTAAGAGTTGGATTAAATGGAAAACCAAAAGGTGTTGATCCACACATGTATTCAGAAGTAATTGGGGGAATAATGTCTCAACAGATTTTTAATAGTCTGGTAGAGATAGATGAAAATGGAAACATAGTTCCTGAATTGGCTGAAAGCTGGGAATTTAAAGATCCTACTACGCTTATATTCAAATTGCAAAAAGGGGTTAAATTTCACAATGGTGATGAATTAAAATCTTCAGATGTAGTATTCAGTGTTAACAGAATGAAAAATAAACCAGCAAGTATGGTTATGGTTGATCCTATTTCAGGAGTTGAAGCACTTGATGACTACACTGTAAAAATTACTCTGTCAAAACCTTTCTCATCAATATTATATAATCTTGCTCACCCAAGAACTTCTATATTGAATGAAAGAAGTGTAAAAAAACAAAATGATGATCTTTCTATAGCTGGTGTTGGAACTGGATCTTTCAAGCTTATTGAATGGGGAACTGGTGAACAGATTACTTTAGAATCTTTCAAAGATCATTTCCAAGGAGCACCTAAATTTGACAAGCTTGTAGTTAAAACTATAACAGAAAATACTTCTAGAGCTATGGCACTAGAGGCAAAAGATGTAGACATTGCTTATACAGTTGCACCTATTGATTTAGAAAATCTTAAAAATAATCCTGATTTAGTAATTATAAGCAAACCAGTAGTTCTTACTGAAGCAATTACATTTAACTTTGATAAAGAAAAATTCCATAACAAGGCTCTTAGAGAAGCTATTGCTATGGCTATAGATAAAAAAGGTATTATAGATGCCATCTACAATGGTCTTGCTATTGAAGCAAACTCACCAGTCAGTAATGTGGCTTTTGGATATTCAGATAAAGTAACTGGACTTCCTAGAGATATGGAAAAAGCTAAACAGATAGTTGAAGAAAATGGTTTAACTGGAAGTAAATTAAAAATAATAACTAATGATAATCCATCAAGAGTACAAGTAGCACAAATTATTCAATCAAATCTTAAAGAGATAGGGCTAGAACTTGAAATAGAAGTTGTAGCATGGGCTACTTATCTTCAAGATCTTGCTAATGCAAACTTTGAGATGAAACTTGGAGGATGGAGTGGAGGAACTGGAGATTCTGATAATATCCTTTTCCCACTATATCACAGCAGTTCAGCTGGAGCAGCTGGTAACCATGGAAGATATAAGAATCCTGAACTTGATAAATATATAGAAGCTGGAAGAGCGACTTCTGATCCAGCAGAAAGAAAACATAACTATGAAATAGCTCAGCAAATGATTCAAGATGATATTGCTTGTGTGCCACTTTATTATTCAATGGATAATATGGTTATGAGAAAAAATATCAAAAACTTTAAATTTAGATCTACATATTTCCATGTTATAAAAGACATTGAATTTTAA